One genomic segment of Chiloscyllium punctatum isolate Juve2018m chromosome 32, sChiPun1.3, whole genome shotgun sequence includes these proteins:
- the mgat4c gene encoding alpha-1,3-mannosyl-glycoprotein 4-beta-N-acetylglucosaminyltransferase C — MRLYWKCAEKMRCFRKRSTIPALALLAICLLCLNLYMEEDRYVMAGEQRLTREITSHQLNSEKYVHSFKDLTNLSGAINVTYRYLAGFPIPRKKYLTIGLSSVKRKRSNYLLETIKSIFDQSSYEELNEIVVIVHLADFDLSWCEDIVQEVSRKFGHHIISGRLMVIHTLEEYYPSLDGLKRNYNDPEDRVRFRSKQNVDYAFLLNFCANLSDYYVMLEDDIHCSKNFLSAIKKVITSRKGSYWVTLEFSKLGYIGKLYHSHDLPRLAQFLLMFYQEMPCDWLLIHFQGLLAQKDIIRFKPSLFQHMGYYSSFRGTENKLKDDDFEEDSFDIPDNPPATLYTNMNVFEHYDPRKAYSNVDEYFWGKSTSAGDYFLIVLDKSAKIDKLKIQTGTDDRQNDILHHGALEVGQTVQIAKKGKQCSSYVKLGEFQHGNIEIKDIGHKVEFDIHCIRILVTESQKEWLIIRSISIWTNQPSS, encoded by the exons ATGAGACTATATTGGAAATGTGCGGAGAAAATGAGATGCTTTCGGAAGCGCTCAACGATTCCAGCATTGGCCCTCCTTGCAATTTGTCTCCTTTGCTTGAATCTATATATGGAAGAGGACAGATACGTAATG GCTGGAGAGCAAAGACTGACAAGAGAAATAACTTCACATCAGCTTAACTCTGAAAAATATGTCCATTCGTTCAAAGATTTAACTAACCTGTCAGGAGCAATAAATGTCACTTATCGTTATCTTGCAGGTTTTCCTATACCTAGAAAAA AATATTTAACAATAGGATTGTCATCGGTGAAAAGGAAAAGAAGTAACTACCTACTAGAAACAATTAAATCTATTTTTGACCAATCCAGCTATGAAGAACTGAATGAAATTGTAGTTATTGTACACTTAGCAGACTTTGATCTCTCATGGTGTGAAGACATTGTCCAAGAAGTCTCCAGAAAATTTGGCCATCACATCATTTCTGGTCGATTGATGGTTATTCATACTCTTGAAGAGTATTACCCAAGTTTAGATGGCCTCAAAAGAAACTACAATGACCCAGAAGATCGGGTGAGATTTCGATCTAAACAAAATGTAGATTATGCATTTCTGCTTAATTTCTGTGCCAATTTATCAGACTACTATGTAATGTTAGAAGATGACATTCATTGCTCAAAAAACTTCCTATCTGCTATTAAAAAAGTCATTACCTCAAGAAAAGGCTCCTATTGGGTGACACTGGAGTTTTCAAAATTGGGATATATTGGAAAACTTTACCATTCACATGACCTGCCTCGACTGGCACAATTTTTATTAATGTTTTATCAGGAAATGCCATGTGACTGGTTACTAATTCATTTCCAAGGGCTACTTGCCCAAAAGGATATCATACGGTTTAAGCCTTCTTTGTTTCAGCACATGGGATATTATTCCTCATTCAGAGGAACAGAAAACAAACTCAAGGATGATGATTTTGAAGAAGATTCCTTTGATATTCCTGACAATCCACCTGCGACGCTTTACACAAACATGAATGTGTTTGAACATTACGATCCTCGTAAAGCATACAGCAATGTAGACGAGTACTTCTGGGGGAAATCTACTTCAGCCGGAGATTACTTTCTTATTGTGCTGGACAAATCAGCTAAAATTGACAAACTGAAAATCCAAACAGGAACTGATGATAGACAAAATGATATTTTGCATCACGGAGCACTAGAGGTTGGTCAAACTGTGCAAATAGCAAAGAAAGGAAAGCAGTGTTCTAGCTATGTCAAACTGGGTGAGTTCCAACATGGAAATATTGAGATTAAGGATATTGGTCACAAAGTTGAATTTGACATTCACTGCATTCGGATATTAGTAACAGAAAGCCAAAAGGAATGGCTGATTATCAGGAGTATCAGCATTTGGACCAATCAGCCATCAAGTTAG